Proteins from a genomic interval of Tepidisphaeraceae bacterium:
- a CDS encoding NADH:flavin oxidoreductase/NADH oxidase: MSSAQLFEPFQLRSITLRNRIGVAPMCQYSATDGVPNDWHFVHLGSRAVGGAALVMSEATAVADIGRISPGDTGIWNDEQVDAWRRITRFIEQHGAVPAIQLAHAGWKASTAAPWDGGKAVAPEQGGWQPIGVAGDAFAPHYPSPRQASAADIDSICLQFRDATRRAIDAGFKVFEIHAAHGYLLHSFYSPLSNRRTDDFGGSFENRTRLLMQVVRDVRQIIPDHLPVVVRLSCTDWTEGGWTIDDSVRLATQLKQAGVDAIDCSSGGVSRSAKIPVGPGYQVELAAAVRRGAGIATAAVGMITEPHQAETILRTGQADLVFLARELLRDPYWPRRAADALRAKITPPVQYERAW, translated from the coding sequence ATGTCCTCCGCTCAGCTCTTCGAACCGTTCCAGCTTCGATCGATCACCCTCCGCAATCGCATTGGCGTTGCGCCGATGTGCCAGTACAGCGCAACCGACGGCGTGCCCAACGACTGGCACTTCGTGCACCTGGGCTCGCGCGCAGTCGGTGGGGCGGCGCTGGTGATGAGCGAGGCGACCGCGGTTGCGGATATCGGCCGCATCTCGCCCGGCGACACGGGCATCTGGAACGATGAGCAGGTGGATGCGTGGCGGCGGATCACGCGGTTCATCGAGCAGCACGGCGCGGTGCCGGCGATTCAACTCGCCCACGCCGGTTGGAAGGCCTCTACCGCGGCCCCGTGGGATGGCGGCAAGGCCGTGGCGCCCGAGCAGGGCGGCTGGCAACCGATCGGCGTCGCCGGCGACGCGTTCGCGCCCCACTATCCTTCGCCGCGACAGGCGTCCGCGGCCGACATCGATTCGATCTGCCTCCAGTTCCGCGACGCCACTCGCCGCGCGATCGATGCCGGCTTTAAGGTCTTCGAGATCCACGCGGCCCACGGCTACCTGCTGCACAGCTTTTACTCGCCACTGTCGAACCGGAGGACCGACGACTTCGGTGGCTCGTTCGAAAACCGCACGCGGTTGCTGATGCAAGTCGTGCGCGACGTACGGCAGATCATCCCCGACCACCTGCCCGTAGTCGTGCGACTCTCCTGCACCGATTGGACCGAGGGCGGCTGGACGATCGACGACTCGGTGCGCCTCGCGACCCAACTGAAGCAGGCGGGCGTCGACGCGATCGACTGCAGTTCGGGCGGCGTCTCGCGCAGCGCGAAGATCCCCGTTGGCCCCGGCTACCAGGTGGAACTGGCCGCTGCGGTGCGGCGAGGCGCGGGCATCGCGACCGCCGCCGTCGGCATGATCACCGAGCCGCACCAGGCCGAGACGATCTTGCGCACCGGGCAGGCCGACCTGGTGTTTCTCGCGCGCGAGCTGCTGCGCGATCCCTACTGGCCGCGCCGGGCAGCTGATGCCCTGCGCGCGAAGATCACGCCGCCGGTGCAGTACGAACGTGCGTGGTAG
- a CDS encoding fumarylacetoacetate hydrolase family protein gives MKIVRFIHAGATHFGRQIDDSTAEIIEGDLFNSLHLTGRTVRIEKFLAPIVPTDILCIGLNYRKHAEESNSAIPKHPMLFIKSSNTLNNPGDPIRIPRLSREIDYEAELTVVIGKTATDVSPADALSYVFGYTIGNDVSARDWQRDKNLGGGQFARGKSFDGFCPLGPAIVTSDEIENPNNLSIKTTLNGQTVQDWTTADMIFDVASIISSLSSTMTLRPGAVILTGTPHGVGFARTPPLWMTAGDRVAIEIEGLGRLENLVV, from the coding sequence ATGAAGATCGTTCGCTTTATCCACGCAGGCGCCACCCACTTTGGTCGACAGATCGACGATAGCACCGCCGAGATCATCGAGGGGGACCTGTTCAACTCGCTGCACCTCACCGGCCGCACCGTGCGCATCGAGAAATTTCTGGCACCGATCGTGCCCACGGACATCCTCTGCATCGGGCTGAACTACCGCAAGCACGCAGAAGAGAGCAACTCGGCCATCCCGAAGCACCCGATGCTCTTCATCAAGTCGAGCAACACGCTCAACAACCCCGGCGACCCGATCCGCATTCCACGCTTAAGCCGCGAGATCGACTATGAGGCCGAACTGACGGTGGTGATCGGCAAGACGGCGACCGACGTCAGCCCGGCCGACGCGCTGAGCTACGTCTTCGGCTACACGATCGGCAACGACGTGTCGGCCCGCGACTGGCAGCGCGACAAGAACCTCGGTGGTGGGCAGTTTGCGCGCGGCAAGAGCTTCGACGGCTTCTGCCCGCTGGGCCCGGCGATCGTCACCAGCGACGAGATCGAGAACCCCAACAACCTGTCGATCAAAACCACGCTCAACGGGCAAACCGTGCAGGACTGGACGACCGCCGACATGATCTTCGACGTCGCCAGCATTATTTCGAGCCTCAGCAGCACGATGACGCTGCGCCCCGGCGCGGTCATCCTCACCGGCACGCCGCACGGCGTGGGCTTCGCCCGCACGCCACCTTTGTGGATGACGGCCGGCGATCGCGTGGCGATCGAGATCGAGGGGCTCGGCCGACTGGAAAATCTTGTGGTCTAA